In Meleagris gallopavo isolate NT-WF06-2002-E0010 breed Aviagen turkey brand Nicholas breeding stock chromosome 3, Turkey_5.1, whole genome shotgun sequence, one DNA window encodes the following:
- the CHST9 gene encoding carbohydrate sulfotransferase 9 isoform X2, which translates to MMGSRQWQGKADPFGAVAVSLVSGLSDQQKISKSPFSQFKEVYLPPLLQPLNKTLVTGDQWKDVDSIQEKRRSFLYEFCKKYNSMKKLRTHLVHIVSRIYVEDRHKVLYCEVPKAGCSNWKRVLMVLNGLATSVRNISHDDVHYGKHLRKLDSYDLRGIYTRLNTYTKTIFVRDPLERLVSAFRDKFEHPNSYYHPVFGKAIIKKYRHNANEEALETGSGVKFKEFIQYLLDSHRPVGMDIHWEQVSKLCYPCLINYDFIGKFETLEEDANYFLQLVGAPAELKFPRFKDRHSSDERTSAEVVRQYLKELSKEERQLTYDFYYLDYLMFNYTSPIV; encoded by the coding sequence ATGATGGGCAGCCGGCAATGGCAGGGTAAGGCCGACCCTTTTGGTGCAGTCGCTGTCTCCTTGGTGAGTGGACTTTCTGACCAGCAGAAGATCAGCAAGTCACCCTTCAGCCAGTTCAAAGAGGTGTATTTGCCCCCTCTGTTGCAGCCTTTGAACAAGACTTTGGTTACGGGTGACCAGTGGAAGGATGTCGATAGCATCCAGGAAAAGCGCAGGTCCTTCCTATATGAGTTCTGCAAGAAATACAACAGTATGAAGAAGTTGAGAACTCACCTGGTGCACATAGTGTCCAGAATTTATGTGGAGGATAGGCACAAGGTCCTGTACTGCGAGGTGCCAAAAGCAGGCTGCTCCAATTGGAAAAGGGTCCTCATGGTACTCAATGGACTGGCCACTTCGGTACGCAATATTTCCCATGATGATGTGCACTATGGAAAGCACCTAAGGAAACTGGACAGTTATGACCTAAGAGGAATATACACACGTTTGAACACGTACACCAAGACTATATTTGTACGTGATCCTTTGGAAAGACTGGTGTCTGCCTTCAGGGATAAGTTTGAACATCCAAATAGCTATTACCATCCAGTGTTTGGGAAGGCAATAATTAAGAAGTATAGACATAATGCAAATGAGGAGGCATTGGAAACAGGATCAGGAGTTAAGTTCAAGGAGTTTATCCAGTATCTGTTAGATTCCCATCGTCCAGTAGGAATGGACATTCACTGGGAGCAAGTCAGTAAGCTCTGCTATCCCTGCCTCATCAACTATGATTTTATAGGAAAGTTTGAAACTCTGGAAGAAGACGCCAATTACTTTTTGCAGCTGGTAGGAGCTCCAGCTGAGCTAAAGTTTCCTAGATTCAAAGACAGACATTCCTCCGATGAGAGAACAAGTGCAGAAGTAGTGAGGCAGTACTTAAAGGAATTGTCTAAGGAGGAGAGACAGCTGACCTACGACTTCTATTACTTGGATTATTTAATGTTCAATTATACATCACCAATTGTATAG
- the CHST9 gene encoding carbohydrate sulfotransferase 9 isoform X1 — protein MNLRQVFVSLLIFGVAGLLLFMYLQAWTEEQNTVSGEKLQQQITMQDFVLPPPETQRKAAQSRHIPPGLGRQEVAMMGSRQWQGKADPFGAVAVSLVSGLSDQQKISKSPFSQFKEVYLPPLLQPLNKTLVTGDQWKDVDSIQEKRRSFLYEFCKKYNSMKKLRTHLVHIVSRIYVEDRHKVLYCEVPKAGCSNWKRVLMVLNGLATSVRNISHDDVHYGKHLRKLDSYDLRGIYTRLNTYTKTIFVRDPLERLVSAFRDKFEHPNSYYHPVFGKAIIKKYRHNANEEALETGSGVKFKEFIQYLLDSHRPVGMDIHWEQVSKLCYPCLINYDFIGKFETLEEDANYFLQLVGAPAELKFPRFKDRHSSDERTSAEVVRQYLKELSKEERQLTYDFYYLDYLMFNYTSPIV, from the exons tGTCTGGAGAAAAATTGCAGCAACAGATAACTATGCAG GATTTTGTGCTCCCACCTCCAGAGACACAGAGGAAAGCGGCGCAGAGCAGGCACATTCCTCCTGGACTTGGTAGGCAGGAGGTGGCCATGATGGGCAGCCGGCAATGGCAGGGTAAGGCCGACCCTTTTGGTGCAGTCGCTGTCTCCTTGGTGAGTGGACTTTCTGACCAGCAGAAGATCAGCAAGTCACCCTTCAGCCAGTTCAAAGAGGTGTATTTGCCCCCTCTGTTGCAGCCTTTGAACAAGACTTTGGTTACGGGTGACCAGTGGAAGGATGTCGATAGCATCCAGGAAAAGCGCAGGTCCTTCCTATATGAGTTCTGCAAGAAATACAACAGTATGAAGAAGTTGAGAACTCACCTGGTGCACATAGTGTCCAGAATTTATGTGGAGGATAGGCACAAGGTCCTGTACTGCGAGGTGCCAAAAGCAGGCTGCTCCAATTGGAAAAGGGTCCTCATGGTACTCAATGGACTGGCCACTTCGGTACGCAATATTTCCCATGATGATGTGCACTATGGAAAGCACCTAAGGAAACTGGACAGTTATGACCTAAGAGGAATATACACACGTTTGAACACGTACACCAAGACTATATTTGTACGTGATCCTTTGGAAAGACTGGTGTCTGCCTTCAGGGATAAGTTTGAACATCCAAATAGCTATTACCATCCAGTGTTTGGGAAGGCAATAATTAAGAAGTATAGACATAATGCAAATGAGGAGGCATTGGAAACAGGATCAGGAGTTAAGTTCAAGGAGTTTATCCAGTATCTGTTAGATTCCCATCGTCCAGTAGGAATGGACATTCACTGGGAGCAAGTCAGTAAGCTCTGCTATCCCTGCCTCATCAACTATGATTTTATAGGAAAGTTTGAAACTCTGGAAGAAGACGCCAATTACTTTTTGCAGCTGGTAGGAGCTCCAGCTGAGCTAAAGTTTCCTAGATTCAAAGACAGACATTCCTCCGATGAGAGAACAAGTGCAGAAGTAGTGAGGCAGTACTTAAAGGAATTGTCTAAGGAGGAGAGACAGCTGACCTACGACTTCTATTACTTGGATTATTTAATGTTCAATTATACATCACCAATTGTATAG